The genomic region AGGTCCTGCCGGTCGAAGAGGAGGGGTTGCAGTGAAAGGCGGTTCGGTGTATTATCCATGGTAAAGGCTCCTTTTATTCTTTTTTACAATCAAAGTATATCAAAAGCGAGCCTTTTTTCATACCCTAAAAAGAATTGTTTTTCAAAGAAAAGAATGACGGTGCACCTGTCCTTTGCCGTACGGGGCGGGGCTGTCCTCCCGGCACCATGGCATGCTGGTGCAGCCTTTCCCTCAGTTCCTCCCTCTTCTTTCCCTTCCGGACACAGGCCGGGAATCCTGCTGAGAAAACTGCATATTTATGCACCCTGACCAATCAGTTTCGAGTTTTGCAAAAACCTCATCAAAAAAATATAAAATTTTTATATAGTAAGCAGGACTTGGCACGGAATATGTTTATATGTGGTAAGTGTTGGAAATGGTGTTATCCAACCAGTAAAAGGAGAGTGGTAGAATGTATATTGATTTAAGTTGGCCGATTATAGAAAATCATTGGCGATACCCGAAGTTCCATAGGGAAGAGATTTCTTCATTTGAACGTGGAGATATGTGGCAGATCACAGGATTCAATCTGACTTCCCATTGGTTTTCACACATTGATTTTCCACGTCATACCGGTGCTGAATTTCCAGACAGTACGGCTTTTCCTCTGTCATATTTCAATGGGGAAGCCCGGGTTGTTGACCTTGTGTTGCCTCATGGATGTGCTGACCATGCTTATACAGCAGAGGAAATTGAAAAGGCAGTCACTGCTGGACCCCAGGCAAAGATTTTGTTATTGCGAACAGATTGGGGTGTACAAATGGATTGGAAAAGTAAGGATTTTTGGGATCATGCACC from Spirochaetia bacterium harbors:
- a CDS encoding cyclase family protein codes for the protein MYIDLSWPIIENHWRYPKFHREEISSFERGDMWQITGFNLTSHWFSHIDFPRHTGAEFPDSTAFPLSYFNGEARVVDLVLPHGCADHAYTAEEIEKAVTAGPQAKILLLRTDWGVQMDWKSKDFWDHAPYITPEGLSYIASIHPQTVAFDFPQDYAIRLLKERKVGPEEQPSHTILLRNNILLVEYLTNFDKIGSDRCEFICMPLHLEHVDGCPVRAVAKV